Proteins encoded within one genomic window of Fusarium musae strain F31 chromosome 4, whole genome shotgun sequence:
- a CDS encoding hypothetical protein (EggNog:ENOG41) yields the protein MAASSTATIGSYELTSRAINEPPAAAVSEGSGIFDETRRLGSRYGEDYSDGGVESVAAQNASAEVAENWKYPRQNVFRTGAAFWSLLTSGANDAAYGLEEYYNLSYIIVSLVFLSPFVGYILAAVLNNTLHRRIGQRGIGITCGICHILAYIIIAVHPPYPVLVLAYCLAGFGNGISDAAWNAWIGNLDRANETLGFLHAFYGVGGVISPLIATNMIAKANLPWYTFYYVMIGLATIEFVTCTWAFWPNGPEVYRQTMDASNEENQGMKEALFKLPFARVTWLCAAFLLCYVGVEVSVGGWIVQFMIRVRKAENYPAGMTSMGFWLGLAVGRAILGFVTPLLSVKVAVSLYLPAAMALQLIFWLVPSFYVSAVTVALQGFFLGPLFPAVVVATTKMLPKHLHVSTIGFAAAFGGSGAAILPFAVGAIAQAKGVKTLQPIILALLTALLGLWLCLPRIGKKRD from the exons ATGGCTGCCTCTTCTACCGCCACAATTGGCTCCTACGAGCTGACGTCTCGCGCAATCAACGAGCCCCCTGCCGCTGCGGTCAGTGAGGGATCGGGTATTTTTGACGAAACTCGGAGGCTTGGCTCTCGCTACGGTGAAGATTACTCAGacggtggtgttgagagcgTCGCGGCGCAGAATGCTTCCGCGGAGGTTGCTGAGAACTGGAAATATCCCCGCCAAAATGTTTTCAGGACCGGAGCGGCGTTTTGGAGTCTTTTGACCTCCGGGGCTAATGATGCTGCATACGGT CTAGAAGAATATTACAACTTGAGTTACATCATAGTGTCTCTTGTTTTCCTCTCGCCCTTTGTTGGCTATATATTGGCAGCAGTATTGAACAATACCCTGCATCGACGGATTGGGCAGCGAGGAATTGGTATTACCTGTGGAATTTGCCATATTCTCGCCTACATCATTATCGCTGTTCACCCTCCGTACCCAGTCTTGGTTCTTGCGTACTGTCTCGCTGGTTTCGGAAACGGAATCAGTGATGCTGCTTGGAATGCCTGGATTGGCAATCTCGATAGGGCTAATGAGactcttggcttccttcaTGCCTTTTACGGCGTTGGAGGAGTCATCAGTCCTCTTATCGCAACTAACATGATCGCAAAGGCTAACTTGCCTTGGTATACATTCTACTATGTTATG ATCGGGCTGGCCACTATCGAATTTGTCACTTGCACCTGGGCATTCTGGCCCAATGGCCCAGAGGTCTATCGTCAAACCATGGACGCCAGCAACGAGGAAAACCAGGGCATGAAGGAAGCCTTGTTCAAGCTTCCTTTCGCTCGTGTTACTTGGCTTTGTGCCGCATTCCTCCTCTGCTACGTTGGCGTTGAGGTTTCTGTCGGTGGCTGGATCGTCCAATTCATGATTCGCGTGCGAAAGGCTGAGAACTACCCAGCCGGTATGACCTCCATGGGCTTCTGGCTGGGTCTCGCCGTTGGCCGTGCTATCCTGGGGTTCGTGACTCCGCTCCTTAGTGTCAAAGTTGCAGTGTCTCTGTATCTGCCTGCCGCTATGGCACTGCAGCTAATCTTCTGGCTGGTTCCGAGCTTTTATGTCTCGGCAGTAACAGTAGCACTCCAGGGATTCTTCCTCGGTCCATTATTCCCTGCAGTAGTCGTTGCTACTACGAAGATGCTGCCCAAGCACTTGCATGTTAGTACTATTGGTTTTGCAGCTGCTTTTGGTGGTAGTGGTGCCGCGATTCTTCCTTTTGCCGTGGGTGCTATTGCTCAAGCCAAGGGAGTCAAGACTCTTCAGCCGATTATCTTGGCTCTCTTGACTGCATTGCTAGGACTTTGGCTATGTCTCCCAAGAATTGGCAAGAAAAGGGATTAA